CATGAATATTGACTAATTAAGTTTATTAAATAATTCGAACAATAAGTGAGACCAAAACTCAAAATTGAAATGGAAGATTGTCTCATTTGTTACTTCAAATCGGTGGAatgtaatattaaaatttattggtTTACCAAAATGGGTATGTCTAAGGGTTTCTTTAATCGAAGCAATTTTAAACACTTGAACCATATTCCACTATACTCGAGAAAAATATACTTAATGTGGTTATATGAATCCATATGCGCGAGACAAAATATATAGGTCAACCAGAAAGATACATTGATATATGTCTACTTTAATGAAAttccaaaatttaaaaagtaatcAGAAAACAAATTCCAGCTTGTCCGGGAGCCTGCACATTCAGAAAACCCAAGTTATTGTCTTCAAATATGGGGGCACAGCTTTGAGTCTTTCATGTGATTAATTCGTAATAAATTATACAATACTAATCCAAATGAGAGATATTGCACTCTATCAGGAAATCAAATTATAATGCTTATTTGTTTACTTCGATCTTTTGACTTATCGACGTATATACCTCCAGTAGTTTATCCACCTTTTTATAGATCtaattttgtttcttgttcataaCAATTAAAGTTGGTAATTGGCATCCGGAAAAGCTATGCAATGAATCCACccgattaatttatttataatatatgcGATTTTTTGTTGATGTGTTTTTAAAACTAGTGAAGATTAGTATTTTCCAAAATGACCGTTCGATAATCATAAGTTTGAGAGGCTTGAAGTATGATAATTGCTCTTAATAAAAGTGAGCGTGATGGATAAAATTAATAGCAGTAGTTACTTACTAAGGTTAACAATATGGGGAGACCTACCTCCTAGCTACCATATGGTAGTAAAAATCTCTGCCATGAAAACTAATACAGTACTTCATTATACAAGtgccaacaaaattaaaaattctctacaaaataaagaaaaagaaatcgcCGGATTCTGTTTGtgttgaaaaaaaaacagaaacttTACTATACTATACAGCATTTGGGTTTGAATGCGACTGAGATCCGGAAAAATCAATCAATTTCTGCAAAACAAAAACCTGAGTTTTGAGAAGCACAATGTAGTTGGCTGTTTCTTCATAAAGTTGGTCGGGCTTGATCTCATCGGTATCGGTAGGTATGAGGCTCTTTAAGGCCTCCAGCTTGTCGGAAACGGAGGAGGCACCGCCCGGTTGGCCGGCTCTGCGGTGGCAGCTCTCTTGAGGTTTGCGCAATCTCCGGCTTGATTTGGCAGAATATTGTCTCGTCAGCCTCCGCGTGGGCTTTGAGGCCATTATGTCGGTGGGAGTAACTTTGGCTGCGACGGCAGAGAAAGGGGTTGTTCGATTGGCAAGGTAAGGTGATGAGAAATTGAGTTAAAGGGATATAAGTAGGGGCATGTCACTGCCCCTGTTGGGGAAAGACCATTTTGCCATTTCTAAATCCTAATTCCAGGCATATAAATTGAGGTAATAATGTGGAAACATGAGTAgcattactttatttatttatggaaAATATTTGGGTGTGGAAACATATTATGGAGGGCATTTAAGATAATTGAAGTGCATggagggagaagaagaggagagCACATGGATTTAGGGAGAGTAGTAGCATAGCATGTGACAAAGTTAAAACAGTGAAACTGTACACCACATTCCCTGCCCTGCCCTCCTCGATCCTTCTTCTTCTATATATAATCATTTTTCCATTCTCAACACATTTAATCAATGAAATTTAAATTACAACTATAAAAAGTAGGATAAGTATTCACTTATTCGGTTTCATTCAATCTTTAAAATAATCTGGACAGAATCCACATATCATCCTCTATTGTCATTTGATGTGCAACTCAATCGTGTCACATGTTTCCATGACTAATGCACGTGAATGGATTTCGACAACTAAAAAATGCCAATGTGATTTCAATAgtcaaaatttgattaaatcTCATTTGAACCCATCTCCCAACAACAATTACTAAATGTAGAAAGGATGGGTTTAatctttaactatttatttgttaattgCATTTGAATCCATTTCCCAACAAATTTAATATACTGAATGGAGACTTGGATAGATGCATGATGGCCGATTTCTTCCACATGTGGCGATCGTCGATTGGCTGGACTATGGAGATAGTGATTTACTCTGGCCCAATTTGTGGCCCACGTCAAAAGCCCACATGTCCTATAACCCAACGACATCATTTCTCTTTATTTGTATGCAAAATGACATTGTTTCACCTATAAAACATTGTCTTATAGTTGCAAACATATTTAAAAAGtagtcaaaattttaattcagaATATATATTGCCCATTCCATTATTGTATGATTTGCAATTTTTACGAAGAGTGATATTGTAATTCTCATTAATAGTATTTGATTAGTAAAGAAATTAATAATATGGGCTAGCTAATGTATGGATCGATCTTTATTATTTCTCTTATCTTGACAAACAGAGACGTCAGTGTGTACAACAATACTAAATCATATGGACCTTGGTCCATATATAAAGATCATCGTTTTCTCGCATGCCATTTGCCGACGCAAAGTAAGGAAaaagtcttttttattttaattttgcaaACATAAGAGTAACATGAtcattaatatataattaattgtgCAGATCTTTGAGCATATTTTCCCTGATAAGTCTCCTCAATATCTTCCCAGATGGTGATTTAGGTATGGCGCTAACAAATTGCACAATCCTAACTCTTTTGTAGGTTGCTGAATTTGATGAAACGTACTTTATTATGTCTTCTTCACTTTCTTTTGCTTCTGTTTTTATCACTACGCATGCTGCTGGAATTTCTCCTGCTTCTTCATCTGGTAATCTGCCACAAATTAAACCCATGCacattactactattttttaaaaaaattcaatctgATTTTGCAACACCAATTGTTTGCAACAAAAGTATAAGGCAACATTAATTACCCCACAACTGCAGCATCTTCTACCGAAGGGTGAGTTAGTAGTATTGCCTCTAATTCAGCAGGAGCAACCTGTACGTTTCATGTTATGGTTCATAAAATGTTAATGAATTAAAAACAAACTAATAATAAACTACTACGTTTTATCTTCTGCTCGTTCTTGATTTAAAATTAGTTCAGCATTGATTAAACTCGTATATATGTAGTATATATATACCTGGAAACCTTTGAATTTGATTAGTTCTTTGATACGATCAACGAGGAAAACATCGCCATCATCATCGATATACCCTATGTCCCCGGTGTGGAGCCATCCGTCTTTGTCGATGGTGATGGCCGTTTCCTTCTCGTTTTTGTAATACCCTGAAATTTAAATCACAGCTTATGAGAAAACCAGCCAAAAAACATATGAGAAGAGAAGCTTTACCTTTCATGACACACTTGCTCCTCACACAAATCTCTCCCGGGGCGTTCTTGGGAAGGGAACGCCCCGTGTTGGGATCGACGAACTTGACttccagattcgggaggatgaATCCCACCGAGTTCCTCTTGGCAACCACAGTAGCATGGCTCAACGTTATGCAACTGTGTTCCGTCATCCCATACGCCTAGACACAAGACAAataatcaaaaatcaaaatggtGTACTTTTTCATAAGAAAATGATGGTGGTGAGATCGACCTCTTGAACTTGAACGCCTGGGAATTTCCTCTCGAATGCGTTCAAGATCTCGGGGGCGAGGGGAGCTGCAGCGGTCATGACGGAGCGGAGGGCGAGCTTGGTGAGGTCGAACTCGTCCACGATGGGGTTCTTGACGAGGCCGAGCATGATGGGAGGGACGATGGGCGCGAAGGTGACGCCGTGGCTGATGAGGGCGCTCAGGAAGAGACGGAGCTCGTACCGCTGCATCACCACCACCTTGCCCTTGTTCTTGATGGTGGCGCAACAGATTCCGGTCAGCCCGTAGATGTGGAAGAAGGGTATCAGccccagcgtcgacacctgcccaaTCAGTTCTGGCCCTACGCTGAACAGTGTCGAGCACAGGTTCGCCACCAGGTTCTCGTGGCTCAGCATCACGCCTTTTGACAACCCCGTTGTACCtatccaaaacaaaaaaaaaggaaattgttGAAAAATCTTATTTTTTGTCGTCTTGGTAATGATTCTGtttcatctatatatatatatttttttggataaccctcccctttTAGGGGGGgtaaagaataaaaaattgaCCTGATGAAAAAGGAAGGGCGCAGAGATCAGTCTGCAGCAGTTTTTCTTGAATGAAGAGAGTGTTAGCCTTATCGGTGGCTTCAAGCAGTTCTTCGCAGTTTATAGTTCCCTCTATTCTATCTTCGCCTTGTATTATAACAGGCACTCCCAAATCTTTCACCTGCACTTTCATATATACATTTGATCATGGAGTATTCATAATCATATATATAGCACTATTTAATcgagaataaaattaaaaaaaaaaaccttatgATAGGTTGATCCATCAGTGACAATTAACTTGGCATCCGCAGCCTCAACTTGGCTCTTGATCTCCGATGCATGGCCGTTGGGGTTGGCACCGGAGAAGACTCCCCCTGCTGCCATGATGCCCAGAGCGAGGGTGGCGTACTCCGCTACGTTAGGGAGGAGGACCACCACCACGCGGCCTTTCCTCAGCCCCAGTGACCTTAAGGCCTTGGAGAATCTGTAAACATTCCTCTTCACTTCTCTGTAGGTGTACCCTTTTCCTGTTATCgagtccaccaccgccacaTTGTCCAGATACGGTTCGATGCCTGAGAGCACAAACTCCGGCAGGGTAACATCTTTAGGGACTTCAACTGCTGGAAATTTGCTTCTGAAAATGATCTCTTCATTTACTAAGCTTTTACCATCAGTTCCCATATTAGTTCTTCCCTGTTTTTTGATTAGCTAGGCATAGTTTTAGAGCTTTTATAGGAGATGCATTTTGTGTCGATCATAACATACTCGTGTGTTAGATTAATTTGTGTTTTTAGGTTAGAATTAGTCGGGAAGAAACTATTATAGATTACCAAGTGACAAATACTGAATTATCTTACAAAACAAGATATCTTGTCTGGGTGAATTAAGAAAGATGTCACAAGTTTGCCGTTCATACCAAACTTTCATCTACATCTTTTGTCACACAAACATCTTTAGTCGTTTATTTTCAACCATATTTGTGTTGGTATCGACTAACGAGGCACGCTCAAGTGTGCGCAAATGCAATGTACATCCACCTCAATTGAGTTATAATtgcaattattaaattatagttGAAAAATAACAAAACCTAATTAAGACAGATCCTATTGAAATTATTGAGTAATTGTTGATTAACAAATCCTGATTGAAGATTATTGATTTCTAATTGAATTTTAGTTTGAACAATTCTGCTATTGGCATGTAATACACGAAACAGCCCATTATATTACGCTCAATATCAATAACCGCAACAGTGATATTTCCTCCAAGTCGAACAGAAAAAAAACGATAGTTATTATGAAAAAATTCATCGACTTAATTGTGGGATCTTATGTAACTAGTGTATGCAACCCAAAAATCTCTTCAAGGGAACTGGGTGCACATACACTTTTCTTATCTCAATGAACGGAACAGTAGCTTAAACCACCCAAAAATCAGATAATACGGTCGCTGGATAAAAGAAAGTCTACTGTATGCTCCGGTGTGCCTTCATCTAGAAGGATATCACTGAGCTCTTTCTTGCAGATAAATAGACATATCCCCTCATCACTGCTTTCATTATTTTGACTAACCAGAAATTATACAGGAAACAGCAAagcaaatggaaaaatgagaacCACATAGAAGAGCCAAGTTTGAAGTGAGGAACCTAGTAGCGGAGCCAGTAGGTCCTGCGCCTGAACCAGTTGTAGTCGGGCAGGCCCTGGACAGGCCCTACGGCACTAATGGCAACATCCTGCAAGGCAGCGCATTTACATAAGCAACTTAAAAGATATTGAGAAAAAGCAGTTACTAAAGGCATCAGAGCTGATAAAGCATTTGAACTCCATCATACCCTATCAAATATAAATCGGTTTGCAACACGTTTGATAGTGCTGGTATCTACAGCATCTATTCTGGCAAATAGTTCAGCATAAGGAATCCTCCTGCCATAAGTAATCATCTGCAAacacaaaaacaataaatttgAACAAGACTGTTGCTCGCCACTAAAGTgtcaaaattaaaaacaaactttACCCATGAGTAAACATGCCCACTCTTTACATCAGTTAAACAATTTATAAAGCATCAAGCTTTCACAGTATTTATAAATCTAATTCCCCAGCTCACCCActtctcccttttataataTCTCAAAAGTCATATGCTAATCCTTAGGGAAATCCAATATAAAAAGCTAAAAGCCCTTTTATATCAAGATCTACAGAAAGTCTAACAGGGAGTTCAAATGACTCACTCAAAAGATACTAAGTGGAGTAGCTATGATCTTATAGGGGCTATGACAGCACCTCATCAAAAGATTAGGCCGTCATTACCTACCACAGGCATTGATAACTTGCAAGGAATTAATATTGATATTTTTCTGGCAATATGAAGATTTCACTTTAAGAAGAATATTAGACCAGTAACCTACAACATGTCagaaaataatagaaaatatcAATATTCTTCTTAATGTGAAATCTTCATATTGCCAGAAAAATATCAATATTAATTCCTTGCAAGTTGGAAAATAATAGAAACGACAAAGACAAGCAAAAGATTACGAATCCAGTAAAAGACACTTGCAGTGCAGCCATTCAGTCCCCACCCACccctccaaaaaaaaaagagatgtgCACCCATTCAGGAATGTAAATGCACGCTTCATCAGATTTTGCTATTGAATCACTATATACTACTACATTACTTCTCAGAAATCATACCTGACGTCCAATATCTTCAGCAACCGGGCTGCTTCCGTCAATGTGAAGCAGCAGAGAAGATTTCAACTGCAGATGACCATGTGGTGAGTTATAGCAAATGCAAATTACGAAAAACTACTTAGAAATACAAGGCTTCCATGAAAAAAGTTAAATAGATggtaatcccacaattaaaggTCACCTTGCTTCACATTTGACTTGAGCAAATTACCTGGTTACGAGCACGAATAACATCTGCCTCTGATACTCGGTAACATAGTTTGGTTAACTCATACATAATGGCATAGGCCAAATCATCCAAGCAGTCAGGCTGCATAAGAGAATGCAAAGTAAAATCAGTCTATAGAGTTATAGAACAGAAGAGCAAAATGTAAGACCAATTCCGTAGGCGCAGGAAAATTATCAAAGAATTAGCAAAAACAGAAAGGCTATACAAAACAAAAAGTTCAGCACAAAGAAGTGACAGATGGTTGCCAATCACATTGCCaaaaaatatgtacattattagacAACATATAAACTATACGGAAACCTCCTCTACCAGAACTGTTACCaggaagaaaacaaaagaaaaaataaatgtaCAAGAAATGGGACTAGAAATTCAGACTAcaaatgatgatgtggaaagaaaactgaaaataaaaggTCCACGGATCTTTAAAACAAGAAACAAGCAACAGGTCAGGTTGAGAGAGATAGAGTCAGAGACACTGTGCGCTTTAGGGGCAAACCCACCTTAGCAACAGCATAAACACCAAACAAGCCAGTGTCTTTGTAGTTGGTATTGAAAGCCATCATGCTCTCCGCTATTTCATTAATCCCAACCCTCTGGGCAAGCTCAGAACTGCATCCAACATTAAGAAAAAAGTTTTGAACATGGGGCACAAGTGACACAGCAGAACTATATGAATCAAGTGTAGCAACTAAATACCCCATATGCTTTCCACCACCAGCACTTTTATTCCAAGAGCCCAGCATCGACTGCATAACCATTAAAGCAATTGAATCTGGATCTGTCCAAGAAGCTCCTTCAAAGGCAACTGCGAACTGGGCTAGTGGGATGTCATCATCACGCATCCTAAcctatatatattttgaaaatgtAGAAATTAAGTTAAAGCCCAAATTATCACAACCACCACTCGAACAAAAGAAAAGCATACCTCAGACCCCGTAAAAATTGATGGCTCTTTAGCAACCAGCTCGGAAGATGTTATTGGGTTTGATGACAACTTTGTGAACAGTTTCTTCACTTCCTCTACAAATTCTTCATGCTTCACAGCACCAGAACCAACAAGAACCTAGGAATGGAAACCACAATGACAAAACACAACATTATAACTCATAAGAAACAATATGAGAAAAGGCAAAAACATGTTACCAAACAAGCACGTTCAATGATTAAAACCCCAATGATGAATAATTACCGTTCTTGGAGCAGTGTAGTGAGTGGCTATGTAATCTTGTATATCTTTTTTGCCAATTCTCCTCACATTTTCAGCAGGTCCAAGTATTGTCCTACCCAGAGGAGTATACTGGAAAGCTGTGGCATGTAGATGATCAAAGATAACTTCTTCTGTTTGTCCTTCTACCTGCAATCAGTTATGACAAGGAAAAGACTGACCATGTCAACGTAAAAAAGGGTCTGAATAAAATAACAAGGATGCAACATAAAGCGTTTCTTTACAAATTTTGAGAGGAAATAGAGTAAGGCAGGAAGCAGATTTGTGAACTAAAAGTGTGGTTCCCATGTAAAAAGTCATCCATTTGAATTAAGACAGTTTAGCTAGCAATTGATGGATGAAGTTTGAATCAATCCCTTAATTACTCATATTTGGAGTCTAAAAGAAGATCCTAAGAGAATGTCCGACTCTAGTATACATGGAACCAAGAAAGACACTTCCCTATAAATCAaccaaaaatttcaaaaaattcacCTAAAGCAAATACAAATACAACACAAAAAAATGAGAACAATTAAACGACAATATCAAACACGCATAAACAATGAGATATAAAACAGTAATCGATCAAAAAAGCTCAAAATTCAATATAATACCTCCTCCATCTCGCGAAGAATCACATCTCTCTCCCTGATAATTCTGTTCTCATCAAACTTCGAATTCTGAAGAATATCAGACAAAATATCTAGAGCACGGGGCACATCCTTATCGAACACCTTGGCGTAGTACGTTGTCTGCTCCCTTGAAGTATAAGCATTCAAATGGCCGCCCATATTCTCAATCTCCTCCTCCAGTTGTCTCGCGGTCCTCTTCTCCGTCCCCTTAAATATCATATGCTCCAGAAAATGCGCTGTTCCGTTGGACTCTTCGTTCTCGAACCTCGATCCGGCGTCAATGAAAACACCAACGGTAGCCGTGGTCGTGGCGAGATTCGACTCCGTTGCGATGCGCAAGCCATTAGGAAGGGTTGTGACTTTCGTGAGCGGTGCGGATAAGATCTCATCGTGAGAATCCACCGTCGGATGCGGCGAGTTGTAGCGGAGGAAACGAGGATCGGGGTCCTCCAGCCTTTTCAGCTTCTCCTGCACAGCTAACGCCAATCGGTCGTAGATCATGGCGGTTGGTGGCGGAGGAGATGGAAGGGGTGCATCGGCGGAGGTGGCGACGGCAGTGGAGTGAGATCGAGCGGCGGTGAATGGGCGGATTGGTCTCCGATTACGGAGACCAAGGTTTATTAGCTGGCGGATCGTCATGGCCGCGGCTGAGGCGGTagcggtggtggtggcggtggtgaaATTTGTATTCAATGTGATTAGGGTTTGGTGGTAGAGAAGAGTAAGGTCAGGGTAATAAACAAACGAAGCCTCGATTCATTTCATACTTGCAGATCCGAAAACGACGTCGTTGCACTTGAATCTTACTCATTCTTTTCCTTCACATTCGGCCCGAGCCttaaacaaaataacaaaatataggTTGTGCtcaaattatagtactactttcatgtaattatgtaaattactACCAGTacatttttaattgttttctttACAATATACTTCACTCTGATTACGCAGTCGCATTATTTGGATTAACATATATCGGACCCTTCTATtagctttgatttttttttatcaaaggGGATTCAATCGCCTTTTAATTAAATCCATCTTCACATGTTATCTTAACAAACGTTAAATTCCAAATTATCATATACTCTCAAATTAGTGGAAAACTAAGGATTCGAGCTACAAAACTcgatattatacacattaaacggccaagcaaataaataaaaatatgagtttATCATATTATGAATTATGGCTTAATGTTGATTGAATTAGTTGGAGCGAGTTGACATACTTAATAAATACTTGTTGATACATGTTAAGATTTTTTTGAGACAGTGAGCATATCGCTAAGATCTTAGACAACTATGCTACGTCATCTAATTTAGTTGAAGCCTTAGTGGACCTAATACCTCTTATAGCAAATTCTATCATATTTGATTTGGACTCGCTCATTCATGTGGGTATACCGGAACGGGTATTGTGACAATTTTTCAATAGATCATGAAGTGATGTGAACTCGAGTGTTCAACATCAAGTGTCAGGTTGAATCTACGACCCGTGGATTGATTACGGCTAGGGAAGAGGGACGAGAGAATGGAGTCCATATCAAGAATTTGGGCCAAAATGGCAAGCCAGAAGGTGTTACTCGACTGGCTAGCACCAAGAACATCTCAACTCGGCCGAATGGGAATAATGAAGCAATCCAGAGGGCTCTACTCAATTGAGTCGTGAAGGGACATAATCCCACTCGGCAGAGTGATGAAGCGACAAAGGACTCTCGAGAGCTCTACTCGGCCGAGTGACAACCGACCAAAACACCATTCGACCGAGTGCCTTATCCCAGAATTTGTGACTTGACTTTTTAACCAGATTTTCTAATTTGCCTATGTTTTAGCACTACTTATAAATAGCTCACTTTATACTTAGTTGATTGTTGATTTTGTAAAGACTCTTATGAGAAAACTCATCTCCTTTAGTGATGTTTTATCTAATTCGCTCATTGAAAATTGTTTGTTTAATTCTAGTGATTAGTTAAGTAAATGTATGCTTCATGGTTAGTGTAGCTATGATTCTTCATCTTCTTGGAGAGAGTCTAAAGTCTAAAATATGACCTCTACTTCAATACATCTTCtctattctttttcttccaTTCAATTCCTTGAAATCTAATTTTTTATAGGCTAGATCATATGATATGGATCTCCATTGATTGATCTATCTAATATTTCCAAGATGTGCCCGATGATGTTTGATCTTCAAATAACACAAAAGATAAGTGGATCTAGTCacaaaaactagatctaaaataattagataAAAAGTGTATAGGAGGAGAGATTATGCTTGAGACCTCAAGACCTCTTCCAAAACAATGAAGACAACCCTAAATAACTTTCACCAAGACAAAATCTCAATTAGCTCCAGTATTTTCTATGGATACACAAACCATAGGTGCATATCTCTACTAGATTCGATCTAAatagaaaaaatcaagaaacctaattaaattaagaattGGATAAAAATCTCACTCGAGTATATTACACTAACATTCATCAAAAGTCAATTCTAATGTCTCACAAACTAGAATTTATAGGTGGGGTTGAATACCCAAGAAAAATCCTTAAAAATTGACAAATTTGGCAATACAATGCCAAATGCCCGTCCGACGATTCCCACAACTCATTTCATTTGGCCTGGACAAACACTCTAAAGTTACTTACAAtttgaaggggctggcagcggaagcgtgcgtaacaaaacggatcacatgaatttgatctatttagcagattatttagacaaaatctattcacgtaattatcacatgtatcatgctcataacttgaattaaaacatgctttagcacattaaattcctaaaacatgcttactacggaattagccaatttacctcgttgattcaatcaagaatcgatgatggcttgctccgtctccacttgaagatcttcaatacaagacctcggatcttctgactggtgtcccggactatacgctgatatttgtgtgggcaaatctcaccaacgtactaggactcgaataatggaagacagaactcagctcacggaggagagcacaatttttgaaaattctcttaaaggagggggacgaaaattttatgaataaattgttgtgttttctgtctcctttattctactatttatataagtcacatattgggcccagtcaaggatctaaggaagaatctggaacaagcctcacccaattagctttttactaattaaattgaacccacaatttaatataagcttatattggaatattacgagcagccactacagaagtaatattgcactgccttccaaatccgaaattacaagtattccgggtttcctttaattgtatttgatttatttcccgcgcttaagatggaaacatccattaattaattaatgtctgctatagacttaattaattaacatatttcgaattccaagagtggacttagcaagaagctcttatttattattcatagagtaatcaaactccaactagctaggttccgaataataaaacctcgtttcgagctcctcttgtggatgttatcaaacgagactctcctcgcgcacgttccaacataatagcaagcctagcacctctagataatgatcaccactacccaatatacctggatcgttgggttacgaaaaacccgcacctttggtaagtcaaagtagtggatactcaatatcgtatgctcaatgctaacgtacattgattaagaaattaattatcaagacctcgtctttcagtagatagcataaagactcgtcttgctgttagatccattcagtgctataccacaccaacgtcatcttatttcaataaggtttagaaataatcggactgacattgcaacctttcgcgataggtagtctaggcctatctaggttgtgacgacgcccacaaccggtctactaaaacaaagacttagactttgttacgtttgctcatacatttaaatatgcaataaacaaccattaaatgtaaaacataacaacattatgacaaaaataatatgttgcatttattggaaaataaccattagagttttacagtatgcaatcactcgaaaggtgattt
This sequence is a window from Salvia splendens isolate huo1 chromosome 5, SspV2, whole genome shotgun sequence. Protein-coding genes within it:
- the LOC121804701 gene encoding probable mitochondrial-processing peptidase subunit beta, mitochondrial, with the protein product MTIRQLINLGLRNRRPIRPFTAARSHSTAVATSADAPLPSPPPPTAMIYDRLALAVQEKLKRLEDPDPRFLRYNSPHPTVDSHDEILSAPLTKVTTLPNGLRIATESNLATTTATVGVFIDAGSRFENEESNGTAHFLEHMIFKGTEKRTARQLEEEIENMGGHLNAYTSREQTTYYAKVFDKDVPRALDILSDILQNSKFDENRIIRERDVILREMEEVEGQTEEVIFDHLHATAFQYTPLGRTILGPAENVRRIGKKDIQDYIATHYTAPRTVLVGSGAVKHEEFVEEVKKLFTKLSSNPITSSELVAKEPSIFTGSEVRMRDDDIPLAQFAVAFEGASWTDPDSIALMVMQSMLGSWNKSAGGGKHMGSELAQRVGINEIAESMMAFNTNYKDTGLFGVYAVAKPDCLDDLAYAIMYELTKLCYRVSEADVIRARNQLKSSLLLHIDGSSPVAEDIGRQMITYGRRIPYAELFARIDAVDTSTIKRVANRFIFDRDVAISAVGPVQGLPDYNWFRRRTYWLRY
- the LOC121803843 gene encoding uncharacterized protein LOC121803843, coding for MASKPTRRLTRQYSAKSSRRLRKPQESCHRRAGQPGGASSVSDKLEALKSLIPTDTDEIKPDQLYEETANYIVLLKTQVFVLQKLIDFSGSQSHSNPNAV
- the LOC121804700 gene encoding 4-coumarate--CoA ligase-like 1, which codes for MGTDGKSLVNEEIIFRSKFPAVEVPKDVTLPEFVLSGIEPYLDNVAVVDSITGKGYTYREVKRNVYRFSKALRSLGLRKGRVVVVLLPNVAEYATLALGIMAAGGVFSGANPNGHASEIKSQVEAADAKLIVTDGSTYHKVKDLGVPVIIQGEDRIEGTINCEELLEATDKANTLFIQEKLLQTDLCALPFSSGTTGLSKGVMLSHENLVANLCSTLFSVGPELIGQVSTLGLIPFFHIYGLTGICCATIKNKGKVVVMQRYELRLFLSALISHGVTFAPIVPPIMLGLVKNPIVDEFDLTKLALRSVMTAAAPLAPEILNAFERKFPGVQVQEAYGMTEHSCITLSHATVVAKRNSVGFILPNLEVKFVDPNTGRSLPKNAPGEICVRSKCVMKGYYKNEKETAITIDKDGWLHTGDIGYIDDDGDVFLVDRIKELIKFKGFQVAPAELEAILLTHPSVEDAAVVGLPDEEAGEIPAACVVIKTEAKESEEDIIKYVSSNSATYKRVRIVQFVSAIPKSPSGKILRRLIRENMLKDLHN